From a region of the Lactuca sativa cultivar Salinas chromosome 4, Lsat_Salinas_v11, whole genome shotgun sequence genome:
- the LOC111876030 gene encoding uncharacterized protein LOC111876030 isoform X1, which translates to MGAMTSSVAAKFAFFPPDPPSYRLVVDESSDSGKLKMTDVSERANVDVLKLKTKRGTEIVAAYVKNPVASLTVLYSHGNAADLGQMYDLFCELSVHLRVNLMGYDYTGYGQSSGKPTEQNTYADIEAAYRCLEETYGVKEEDVILYGQSVGSGPTLDLAARLSRLRAVVLHSPIMSGIRVMYPVKRTYWFDIYKNIDKIPLVKCPVLVIHGTKDDVVDFSHGKQLWEHCVVKYEPLWIKGGNHCDLELFPEYIRHLKKFILAVEKSTRLKNSSGSLTDNDIDCREKSRPSTSTEKSRPSVDQPEKGRNSIDRFGGMMKAAVLCNIDCFKPTGAMGVEGS; encoded by the exons ATGGGGGCGATGACGTCGTCTGTGGCGGCGAAGTTCGCTTTTTTTCCACCGGATCCGCCGTCTTACAGATTGGTGGTGGACGAATCGAGCGACAGTGGGAAATTGAAGATGACGGATGTGTCTGAGAGAGCCAACGTTGACGTTCTGAAGCTGAAAACGAAAAGGGGGACGGAAATTGTGGCGGCGTATGTCAAGAATCCGGTGGCGTCACTCACTGTGCTTTATTCTCACGGCAACGCCGCTGATCTTGGTCAGATGTATGACTTGTTCTGCGAACTCAGTGTTCATCTTCGAGTTAATTTAATGGG GTATGACTACACTGGATACGGGCAATCTTCCGGGAAG CCTACTGAACAAAACACATATGCCGACATTGAAGCTGCATATCGATGCCTTGAAGAAACTTATGGTGTAAAAGAAGAAGATGTCATCTTATACGGTCAATCTGTAGGAAGTGGACCTACTCTCGATTTAGCTGCCCGTTTATCAAGATTACGGGCAGTTGTTCTTCACAGCCCAATCATGTCAGGAATCAGAGTCATGTATCCTGTTAAACGAACATATTGGTTTGATATATACAAG AATATCGACAAAATCCCATTAGTCAAGTGTCCTGTTCTGGTTATTCAT GGTACGAAAGATGATGTTGTGGATTTTTCACACGGGAAGCAGCTTTGGGAGCATTGTGTGGTAAAATACGAACCTTTATGGATCAAAGGCGGGAATCACTGTGATTTGGAACTCTTCCCGGAGTACATTCGACATTTAAAGAAGTTCATATTGGCTGTTGAAAAGTCAACACGTTTAAAGAACTCTTCGGGTTCATTAACAGATAATGATATTGATTGTAGAGAGAAATCAAGGCCCAGCACAAGTACAGAAAAGTCAAGACCGAGTGTTGACCAACCTGAGAAAGGAAGAAACAGCATTGATCG ATTTGGAGGTATGATGAAGGCGGCAGTGTTGTGCAATATTGATTGTTTCAAGCCCACGGGTGCAATGGGGGTGGAAGGATCGTGA
- the LOC111876030 gene encoding uncharacterized protein LOC111876030 isoform X2, with translation MGAMTSSVAAKFAFFPPDPPSYRLVVDESSDSGKLKMTDVSERANVDVLKLKTKRGTEIVAAYVKNPVASLTVLYSHGNAADLGQMYDLFCELSVHLRVNLMGYDYTGYGQSSGKPTEQNTYADIEAAYRCLEETYGVKEEDVILYGQSVGSGPTLDLAARLSRLRAVVLHSPIMSGIRVMYPVKRTYWFDIYKGTKDDVVDFSHGKQLWEHCVVKYEPLWIKGGNHCDLELFPEYIRHLKKFILAVEKSTRLKNSSGSLTDNDIDCREKSRPSTSTEKSRPSVDQPEKGRNSIDRFGGMMKAAVLCNIDCFKPTGAMGVEGS, from the exons ATGGGGGCGATGACGTCGTCTGTGGCGGCGAAGTTCGCTTTTTTTCCACCGGATCCGCCGTCTTACAGATTGGTGGTGGACGAATCGAGCGACAGTGGGAAATTGAAGATGACGGATGTGTCTGAGAGAGCCAACGTTGACGTTCTGAAGCTGAAAACGAAAAGGGGGACGGAAATTGTGGCGGCGTATGTCAAGAATCCGGTGGCGTCACTCACTGTGCTTTATTCTCACGGCAACGCCGCTGATCTTGGTCAGATGTATGACTTGTTCTGCGAACTCAGTGTTCATCTTCGAGTTAATTTAATGGG GTATGACTACACTGGATACGGGCAATCTTCCGGGAAG CCTACTGAACAAAACACATATGCCGACATTGAAGCTGCATATCGATGCCTTGAAGAAACTTATGGTGTAAAAGAAGAAGATGTCATCTTATACGGTCAATCTGTAGGAAGTGGACCTACTCTCGATTTAGCTGCCCGTTTATCAAGATTACGGGCAGTTGTTCTTCACAGCCCAATCATGTCAGGAATCAGAGTCATGTATCCTGTTAAACGAACATATTGGTTTGATATATACAAG GGTACGAAAGATGATGTTGTGGATTTTTCACACGGGAAGCAGCTTTGGGAGCATTGTGTGGTAAAATACGAACCTTTATGGATCAAAGGCGGGAATCACTGTGATTTGGAACTCTTCCCGGAGTACATTCGACATTTAAAGAAGTTCATATTGGCTGTTGAAAAGTCAACACGTTTAAAGAACTCTTCGGGTTCATTAACAGATAATGATATTGATTGTAGAGAGAAATCAAGGCCCAGCACAAGTACAGAAAAGTCAAGACCGAGTGTTGACCAACCTGAGAAAGGAAGAAACAGCATTGATCG ATTTGGAGGTATGATGAAGGCGGCAGTGTTGTGCAATATTGATTGTTTCAAGCCCACGGGTGCAATGGGGGTGGAAGGATCGTGA
- the LOC111876030 gene encoding uncharacterized protein LOC111876030 isoform X3: MGAMTSSVAAKFAFFPPDPPSYRLVVDESSDSGKLKMTDVSERANVDVLKLKTKRGTEIVAAYVKNPVASLTVLYSHGNAADLGQMYDLFCELSVHLRVNLMGYDYTGYGQSSGKPTEQNTYADIEAAYRCLEETYGVKEEDVILYGQSVGSGPTLDLAARLSRLRAVVLHSPIMSGIRVMYPVKRTYWFDIYKNIDKIPLVKCPVLVIHGTKDDVVDFSHGKQLWEHCVVKYEPLWIKGGNHCDLELFPEYIRHLKKFILAVEKSTRLKNSSGSLTDNDIDCREKSRPSTSTEKSRPSVDQPEKGRNSIDRSDLEV; encoded by the exons ATGGGGGCGATGACGTCGTCTGTGGCGGCGAAGTTCGCTTTTTTTCCACCGGATCCGCCGTCTTACAGATTGGTGGTGGACGAATCGAGCGACAGTGGGAAATTGAAGATGACGGATGTGTCTGAGAGAGCCAACGTTGACGTTCTGAAGCTGAAAACGAAAAGGGGGACGGAAATTGTGGCGGCGTATGTCAAGAATCCGGTGGCGTCACTCACTGTGCTTTATTCTCACGGCAACGCCGCTGATCTTGGTCAGATGTATGACTTGTTCTGCGAACTCAGTGTTCATCTTCGAGTTAATTTAATGGG GTATGACTACACTGGATACGGGCAATCTTCCGGGAAG CCTACTGAACAAAACACATATGCCGACATTGAAGCTGCATATCGATGCCTTGAAGAAACTTATGGTGTAAAAGAAGAAGATGTCATCTTATACGGTCAATCTGTAGGAAGTGGACCTACTCTCGATTTAGCTGCCCGTTTATCAAGATTACGGGCAGTTGTTCTTCACAGCCCAATCATGTCAGGAATCAGAGTCATGTATCCTGTTAAACGAACATATTGGTTTGATATATACAAG AATATCGACAAAATCCCATTAGTCAAGTGTCCTGTTCTGGTTATTCAT GGTACGAAAGATGATGTTGTGGATTTTTCACACGGGAAGCAGCTTTGGGAGCATTGTGTGGTAAAATACGAACCTTTATGGATCAAAGGCGGGAATCACTGTGATTTGGAACTCTTCCCGGAGTACATTCGACATTTAAAGAAGTTCATATTGGCTGTTGAAAAGTCAACACGTTTAAAGAACTCTTCGGGTTCATTAACAGATAATGATATTGATTGTAGAGAGAAATCAAGGCCCAGCACAAGTACAGAAAAGTCAAGACCGAGTGTTGACCAACCTGAGAAAGGAAGAAACAGCATTGATCGGTCTG ATTTGGAGGTATGA